In the genome of Acidimicrobiia bacterium, one region contains:
- a CDS encoding NADH-quinone oxidoreductase subunit N, with amino-acid sequence MQRIDFISIAPQIVLLGGAVLVLLAEVTLTLGRRAWAAISAAALGLSLLLSVAQWMRVDELTDLVAAGGLGNDAFLSYTGEALRLPMIVMDHLSAFAGIVIFAVGGVALTAAWRLVATLDTKGAEFVALVLLAVAGMHLMVISANLILLFIGLEVTSISLYVVAGFTRDEPNSDEAAMKYFLLGSFASAIFLYGIALVFAATGSISIYGEGAITEFIRGRVLTLGASGGVLWVGIALMIIGLAFKVTAAPFHQWAPDVYQGAPGGAVGLMAAGVKVAAFISLARLLVAAFELAYRLWVPPLAAVAALSVVVGTALAIAQTDLRRMLAYSGVAHAGFMLSALVAVEDGVPALLFYVSTYAFMLLGAFTVTAIVSGPRNGASPLEAYRGLAARAPGLALTLAVFMLSLGGIPLLAGFVGKVTVFAAAIGAGYLWLALVGLVASVAGLFFYLRVIVLMYFQQPADAPGTAAAPPEVGVGGRLVLVACLAVTISFGVAPWPLLDWVSGALPF; translated from the coding sequence GTGCAGCGCATCGACTTCATCTCGATCGCCCCACAGATCGTTCTCCTCGGTGGTGCCGTCCTCGTTCTGCTCGCCGAGGTGACGCTGACCCTCGGCCGCAGGGCATGGGCCGCGATCTCCGCGGCGGCCCTGGGGCTCTCGCTGCTGCTGTCTGTCGCCCAGTGGATGCGAGTCGACGAGCTGACCGACCTCGTCGCCGCCGGCGGGCTCGGCAACGATGCCTTCCTCAGCTACACAGGCGAGGCTCTCCGGCTCCCCATGATCGTCATGGACCACCTGTCCGCATTCGCCGGCATCGTCATCTTCGCCGTGGGCGGCGTCGCGTTGACAGCCGCCTGGAGGCTGGTGGCGACCCTCGACACCAAGGGCGCCGAATTCGTCGCCTTGGTGCTCCTGGCGGTTGCCGGCATGCACCTGATGGTGATCTCCGCCAACCTCATCCTGCTGTTCATCGGCCTCGAGGTGACGTCGATCAGCCTCTACGTCGTCGCCGGTTTCACCCGCGACGAACCGAACTCCGACGAGGCGGCGATGAAGTACTTCCTGCTCGGCTCGTTCGCATCGGCGATCTTCCTCTACGGCATCGCCCTGGTCTTCGCGGCGACCGGGTCGATCTCGATCTACGGCGAGGGTGCGATCACCGAGTTCATCCGTGGCCGGGTGCTCACGCTCGGGGCGAGCGGCGGCGTGTTGTGGGTCGGCATCGCCCTCATGATCATCGGGCTGGCGTTCAAGGTGACGGCCGCCCCGTTCCACCAGTGGGCGCCGGACGTGTACCAGGGCGCTCCCGGCGGCGCAGTCGGCCTGATGGCTGCCGGGGTCAAGGTGGCCGCCTTCATCTCGCTCGCCCGGTTGCTGGTGGCCGCCTTCGAACTCGCCTACAGGCTGTGGGTGCCGCCCCTCGCCGCCGTGGCGGCATTGTCGGTCGTCGTCGGTACGGCGCTCGCCATCGCCCAGACCGATCTGCGCCGCATGCTCGCCTACTCGGGGGTCGCCCACGCCGGGTTCATGCTGTCGGCGCTCGTGGCCGTCGAGGACGGAGTGCCTGCGCTGCTGTTCTACGTCTCGACGTACGCCTTCATGCTGCTCGGCGCCTTCACGGTGACTGCGATCGTGAGCGGGCCCCGCAACGGGGCGTCGCCTCTCGAGGCGTACCGCGGACTGGCGGCGCGGGCGCCGGGACTCGCGCTGACGCTCGCGGTGTTCATGCTGTCGCTCGGTGGCATCCCGCTGCTCGCCGGGTTCGTAGGGAAGGTCACGGTGTTCGCGGCGGCGATCGGCGCCGGCTACCTGTGGCTGGCGCTCGTCGGGCTCGTCGCCTCCGTCGCCGGCCTGTTCTTCTACCTGCGGGTGATCGTGCTGATGTATTTCCAGCAGCCCGCCGACGCACCAGGCACAGCGGCGGCCCCTCCCGAAGTGGGAGTCGGCGGACGGCTGGTGCTGGTCGCTTGCCTGGCCGTCACCATCTCGTTCGGCGTCGCTCCCTGGCCGCTGCTCGACTGGGTGAGCGGCGCTCTTCCGTTCTGA
- a CDS encoding ABC transporter ATP-binding protein — MTASTIHCHQLTRRFGDTVALDRFDLEVSAGEICCLLGPSGCGKTTALRIIAGFEDPEYGSVHIGDDTVVGPGVNLPPDRRRVGMVFQDYALFPHMTVRANVAFGIGKGAATRVAEILELVGLEAMGDRMPHQLSGGEQQRVALARALAPSPSVILLDEPFSNLDASLRDRMRRDVRLILKETGSTVVFVTHDQEEALAMADTVAVMRHGRVLQIGAPRDVYKSPANPWVAGFIGESTLIEGTAETGIVTTPIGRFPHASKLRGPVLVMVRPEWIHPVPSMEGRATIVDQEFYGHDRLVTLELEDGRRLTSRLAGTPLIEVGDRVEIGIDEVVLFPAG; from the coding sequence ATGACGGCGAGCACGATCCACTGCCACCAGCTCACGAGACGGTTCGGGGACACCGTCGCCCTCGACCGCTTCGATCTGGAGGTGTCGGCCGGTGAGATCTGCTGCCTCCTCGGGCCCTCCGGGTGCGGCAAGACCACTGCCTTGAGGATCATCGCCGGGTTCGAGGATCCCGAGTACGGCAGCGTGCACATCGGGGACGACACGGTCGTCGGTCCCGGCGTCAACCTCCCCCCGGACCGTCGTCGGGTAGGCATGGTGTTCCAGGACTATGCGCTCTTCCCGCACATGACGGTGCGCGCCAACGTCGCATTCGGCATCGGAAAGGGGGCGGCCACCCGAGTGGCTGAGATACTCGAACTGGTCGGGCTGGAGGCCATGGGAGACAGGATGCCCCACCAGCTGTCGGGAGGAGAGCAGCAGCGGGTCGCACTCGCCAGAGCGCTCGCACCCAGCCCGAGCGTGATCCTGCTCGACGAGCCGTTCTCGAACCTCGACGCCTCCTTGCGGGATCGCATGCGCCGCGACGTCCGCCTCATCCTCAAGGAGACCGGCAGCACCGTCGTGTTCGTGACCCATGACCAGGAGGAGGCGCTTGCGATGGCCGACACGGTCGCCGTGATGCGCCATGGCCGGGTTCTCCAGATCGGGGCGCCCCGGGACGTGTACAAGTCTCCCGCCAACCCGTGGGTCGCCGGCTTCATAGGCGAGAGCACTCTCATCGAAGGCACGGCGGAGACGGGCATCGTGACGACCCCGATCGGCCGGTTCCCCCACGCCAGCAAGCTGCGCGGGCCGGTCCTCGTGATGGTCAGGCCGGAGTGGATCCATCCGGTGCCATCGATGGAAGGCAGAGCCACCATCGTCGATCAAGAGTTCTACGGGCACGATCGGCTCGTGACCCTCGAGCTCGAGGACGGGCGCCGGCTCACCTCGCGCCTTGCGGGCACGCCACTCATCGAAGTCGGGGACCGCGTCGAGATCGGCATCGACGAGGTCGTGCTGTTCCCGGCCGGCTGA
- a CDS encoding xanthine dehydrogenase family protein molybdopterin-binding subunit yields the protein MRGSILGNNVKRVEDPRFIRGEGRYLDDLDVEGVLHLHAVRSVFPHGVIRAVDVAGARSSPGVVAVYTGEDFAHVKSTPTSGKVDRAASRPVVARGRVRHVGDIVAVVVAESPQAAADAADLVWADIEPLPAVSSIGGATAEGAPVIWPEIGSNVVHTDAGTGSSDPFGEADVVVAGDFRNQRVAPIPLEGNSALAIPRDDGRLEVWVGTQNVFSHRHTIARALDVERAKVRGRVPDMGGGFGAKFYSYPEQILTAVIATELGKPVKWIERRGENLVGMVHGRAMTQHVEIGAKRDGTIVGLRVAVDQEVGAYPSFGAVLPTFTRLMASGPYRIPKVDFSYRAVATNTTTVHAYRGAGRPEATAFLERILDMLARHLDVDPVELRRRNFFAPEDFPLETVTGARYDSGDYEKAMNAALRIAGYDELRAEQARRRSSGARRQLGIGLSSYVEVTAPDGSHEWGAADVHEDGTVTVRVGTSAHGQGHETAFAQIAGGIFNVPYTDVRVVFGDTDVIPLGEGTGGSRSLQLGGSAVQKVSVEVVDKAREIVAFLEEAAVGDVVVFENGTVGVAGVPDTAIGWGDLAAIASDRGRLPEGMEPGLGAEGVFDQGGSTYPFGTHISVVEVDIETGDVELSRHVAVDDAGNILNRWLLDGQVHGGIAQGVGQALFEEMRYDEDANPLTANLVSYILPMAPNLPSFEVAHTETPTPMNPLGVKGIGEAATIGSTVAVQNAVVDALSHLGVRHIDMPLTPARVWAAISAAG from the coding sequence ATGCGCGGCTCGATCCTCGGCAACAACGTCAAGCGGGTCGAAGACCCCAGGTTCATCAGGGGCGAGGGGCGATACCTGGATGATCTCGACGTCGAAGGGGTCCTCCACCTCCACGCCGTGCGGTCCGTCTTCCCGCATGGAGTGATTCGCGCCGTCGATGTGGCCGGTGCGCGGTCGTCCCCTGGGGTCGTCGCGGTGTACACCGGCGAGGACTTCGCCCACGTCAAGTCGACGCCGACATCCGGGAAGGTCGATCGGGCCGCCTCGCGTCCCGTCGTCGCCCGCGGCCGGGTCCGTCACGTCGGGGACATCGTCGCTGTCGTGGTCGCCGAAAGTCCGCAGGCCGCTGCCGACGCCGCAGACCTGGTGTGGGCCGACATCGAGCCCCTCCCAGCCGTGTCGTCGATCGGAGGCGCCACCGCGGAAGGGGCCCCGGTCATATGGCCCGAGATCGGGTCGAACGTAGTGCACACGGACGCCGGGACGGGGTCGAGTGACCCTTTCGGCGAGGCGGACGTCGTCGTGGCGGGCGACTTCCGCAACCAGCGGGTGGCGCCGATACCGCTCGAGGGGAACTCGGCCCTCGCCATCCCACGAGACGACGGCCGTCTCGAGGTCTGGGTGGGCACCCAGAACGTCTTCAGTCACCGCCACACCATCGCTCGGGCGCTCGACGTGGAGCGAGCCAAGGTCCGGGGACGCGTCCCGGACATGGGTGGAGGCTTCGGCGCCAAGTTCTACTCATACCCGGAGCAGATCCTCACCGCCGTCATCGCGACGGAGCTGGGCAAGCCCGTCAAGTGGATCGAACGCCGTGGCGAGAACCTCGTCGGAATGGTGCACGGCAGGGCGATGACCCAGCACGTCGAGATCGGTGCCAAGCGAGACGGCACGATCGTGGGACTGCGGGTGGCAGTCGACCAGGAAGTCGGGGCGTATCCCTCGTTCGGGGCGGTCCTCCCGACATTCACGCGGCTGATGGCGAGCGGTCCGTACCGGATCCCCAAGGTCGACTTCTCGTACCGGGCCGTAGCCACGAACACCACCACGGTCCACGCCTACCGCGGCGCCGGGCGACCTGAAGCGACGGCATTCCTCGAACGCATCCTCGACATGCTCGCCCGCCACCTCGACGTCGACCCGGTCGAGTTGCGGCGCCGCAACTTCTTCGCCCCCGAGGACTTCCCCCTCGAGACCGTGACCGGTGCCCGCTACGACTCCGGCGACTACGAGAAGGCCATGAACGCGGCGCTCCGGATCGCGGGGTACGACGAGCTGAGAGCCGAACAGGCAAGGCGACGCTCCAGCGGAGCACGCCGCCAGCTCGGCATCGGTCTGTCGAGCTATGTCGAGGTCACCGCTCCCGACGGGTCGCACGAATGGGGCGCGGCCGACGTGCACGAGGATGGCACGGTCACGGTGAGGGTCGGCACCTCCGCCCACGGCCAGGGCCACGAGACTGCCTTCGCCCAGATCGCCGGCGGGATCTTCAACGTTCCATACACCGATGTCAGAGTGGTGTTCGGCGACACTGATGTCATCCCTCTCGGAGAAGGCACCGGCGGCTCGCGATCTCTCCAGCTCGGGGGCAGTGCCGTCCAGAAGGTCTCGGTCGAGGTCGTCGACAAGGCGAGGGAGATCGTGGCGTTCCTCGAGGAAGCCGCCGTGGGCGACGTCGTCGTCTTCGAGAACGGCACCGTCGGGGTGGCGGGAGTCCCGGACACCGCCATCGGGTGGGGCGACCTTGCGGCGATCGCCTCCGACCGGGGAAGACTCCCCGAGGGCATGGAGCCCGGCCTCGGCGCCGAGGGCGTCTTCGACCAGGGCGGCTCGACGTATCCGTTCGGAACCCACATCTCAGTCGTGGAGGTGGACATCGAGACCGGGGACGTCGAGCTGAGCCGGCACGTCGCCGTCGACGACGCCGGCAACATCCTCAACCGGTGGCTCCTCGACGGTCAGGTGCATGGCGGCATCGCCCAGGGCGTCGGCCAGGCCCTCTTCGAGGAGATGCGCTACGACGAGGACGCCAACCCGCTGACCGCCAACCTCGTCTCGTACATCTTGCCGATGGCGCCCAACCTCCCGAGCTTCGAGGTCGCCCACACCGAGACGCCGACGCCGATGAACCCGCTCGGCGTGAAGGGGATCGGCGAAGCGGCGACCATCGGTTCGACCGTGGCGGTCCAGAATGCGGTCGTCGACGCCCTCAGCCACCTGGGCGTCAGACACATCGACATGCCGCTCACCCCCGCCAGAGTGTGGGCTGCGATCAGCGCCGCAGGCTGA
- a CDS encoding MgtC/SapB family protein produces the protein MPDELNVFEWTVRLATAALLSGLIGFEREAHHKAAGLRTHMLVGLGASLFTMLSAYAFGGEDTTRIAAQVVSGIGFLGAGAIFREGANVRGLTTAAGLWAVAAIGMTTGVGLVLGAVTATVLGLLILYGLGYAEKRLRSRDHLSRRPIGIRLANLGELDEIVSMAASLDPTSGPVELERYTDGTYLVMILVDTTRVATITAAAESFETVSEASEIDPM, from the coding sequence GTGCCCGACGAGCTCAACGTCTTCGAGTGGACGGTGCGCCTGGCTACCGCCGCCTTGCTCTCCGGCTTGATCGGCTTCGAGCGCGAGGCGCATCACAAGGCGGCCGGGTTGCGCACCCACATGCTCGTCGGCCTCGGAGCCTCCCTGTTCACGATGCTCTCGGCGTATGCGTTCGGCGGTGAGGACACCACGCGGATCGCCGCCCAAGTCGTCTCGGGCATCGGGTTCCTCGGTGCCGGAGCAATCTTCCGCGAAGGGGCGAACGTGCGCGGGCTCACCACCGCGGCCGGCCTGTGGGCAGTCGCCGCCATCGGGATGACGACGGGCGTCGGCCTGGTGCTCGGCGCAGTCACGGCGACAGTGCTCGGCCTGCTCATCCTGTACGGGCTCGGCTATGCCGAGAAACGCCTGCGCAGTCGGGACCACCTGAGCAGGAGGCCGATCGGGATCCGCCTGGCCAACCTCGGCGAGCTCGACGAGATCGTGTCGATGGCGGCCTCACTCGACCCCACGTCCGGGCCGGTCGAGCTCGAGCGGTATACCGACGGCACGTACCTCGTGATGATCCTGGTGGATACGACGCGGGTAGCAACGATCACGGCAGCGGCCGAGTCGTTCGAGACCGTCTCGGAGGCTTCGGAGATCGACCCGATGTGA
- a CDS encoding NADH-quinone oxidoreductase subunit M: MSFSVVALLVLLPALGAVVVALIPRRRQELVLPVTAAITLLPLAVALYALWEFQTGTPDFQFTERVAWFPEWGIGWNVGIDGISLFLLVLTALLFPISILASASVEKDVKLYMISMLVLETGLLGVFVALDLLLFFVFFEVTLVPMYLLIGIWGSANRVYAAVKFVLYTALGSALMLTAIIWLAVTASPGSISFAFQDLLEAELSRTAQLWLFLGFAAAFAVKVPLFPLHTWLPDAHTEAPTAGSVLLAGVLLKLGTYGFLRFNLTLFPDATVRLAPWLATLAVVGIIYGAVVATVQPDVKRLVAYSSVSHLGFIVLGLFALTTQGLQGGVIQMVNHGLTTGGLFLLIGMIYDRRHTRQISDYGGLAQVMPVFAGFFLFMAFASAGLPGLNGFVGEFKVLLGSYLTFPVLAVVAALGVVLAAVYLLWAYERVFTGPITNQANEKLLDLGLREVVILAPLAVLIVFLGIYPKPALDRIQPSVDAVIERIDTQLGTAWDPPRYGTGVPAAAGEE; the protein is encoded by the coding sequence ATGAGCTTTTCCGTGGTCGCCCTGCTCGTGCTGCTACCCGCCCTGGGAGCCGTCGTCGTAGCTCTCATCCCGAGGCGCCGCCAAGAGCTCGTGCTGCCCGTCACCGCCGCCATCACCCTCCTGCCGCTCGCCGTGGCGCTCTACGCCCTGTGGGAGTTCCAAACCGGTACCCCCGACTTCCAGTTCACGGAGCGCGTGGCGTGGTTCCCCGAATGGGGCATCGGCTGGAACGTTGGCATCGACGGGATCTCGCTCTTCCTCCTCGTCCTCACCGCCCTCCTGTTCCCGATCTCGATCCTGGCGTCGGCGTCCGTGGAGAAGGACGTGAAGCTCTACATGATCTCGATGCTCGTCCTCGAGACCGGGCTCCTCGGCGTGTTCGTCGCCCTCGACCTGCTGCTCTTCTTCGTCTTCTTCGAGGTGACCCTGGTTCCGATGTACCTGCTCATCGGGATCTGGGGCAGCGCCAACCGGGTCTACGCCGCCGTCAAATTCGTCCTCTACACCGCCCTCGGCTCGGCCCTCATGCTCACGGCCATCATCTGGCTGGCGGTGACCGCTTCTCCCGGGTCGATCTCGTTCGCCTTCCAGGACCTCCTCGAGGCCGAGCTGTCCCGCACCGCCCAGCTCTGGCTGTTCCTCGGGTTCGCCGCCGCCTTCGCCGTCAAGGTGCCCTTGTTCCCTCTGCACACCTGGCTGCCGGACGCCCACACCGAGGCGCCGACCGCCGGCTCGGTCTTGCTGGCCGGCGTCCTCCTCAAGCTCGGAACGTACGGTTTCCTCCGGTTCAACCTGACGCTGTTCCCGGACGCCACGGTTCGCCTGGCGCCATGGCTGGCGACGCTGGCGGTTGTCGGGATCATCTACGGCGCCGTGGTCGCCACGGTGCAGCCTGATGTGAAGCGACTCGTCGCATACTCTTCCGTCAGCCACCTCGGGTTCATCGTGCTCGGACTGTTCGCCCTGACCACACAGGGTCTCCAGGGAGGCGTCATCCAGATGGTGAACCACGGCCTGACGACGGGCGGTTTGTTCCTGCTCATCGGGATGATCTACGACAGACGCCACACCAGGCAGATCTCCGACTACGGCGGGCTGGCGCAGGTGATGCCGGTATTCGCCGGCTTTTTCCTGTTCATGGCGTTCGCCTCGGCAGGGCTCCCCGGCCTCAACGGCTTCGTCGGCGAGTTCAAGGTGCTGCTCGGCAGCTACCTCACCTTCCCGGTGCTCGCCGTGGTCGCCGCCCTCGGTGTCGTGCTGGCTGCCGTCTACCTGTTGTGGGCCTACGAGCGCGTCTTCACGGGACCGATCACGAACCAGGCGAACGAGAAGCTCCTCGACCTCGGCCTCCGCGAGGTCGTCATCCTCGCTCCGCTCGCCGTCCTCATCGTGTTCCTCGGGATCTACCCCAAGCCGGCGCTCGACCGCATCCAGCCATCCGTCGACGCCGTCATCGAGCGAATCGACACGCAGCTCGGCACGGCGTGGGACCCGCCGCGATACGGCACGGGCGTTCCCGCCGCGGCAGGGGAGGAGTAG
- a CDS encoding iron ABC transporter permease: MTVAPVADAARSRPESEAPPGRRAGRILWAFALISVLPAVVPLVSLVVRVAGATDSAWSVLFSARTAGLVGRSVLFTLAVTGSAVVIGVAAAWLTVRVDLPARRAWAVLVGLPLVVPSYVIALTYLASFGPRGLLSDALGRQLPSVAGFPGAWLALTLSTYPYVFLITRSALLRFDPALDEAARGLGASRVRTFFSITVPQLRPAIAAGALLAALYTLSDFGAVSLMRFDVFTRVIYAQYQGRLDRTPAAVLAILLIAVVLIVLWVEQRTRGRATYFPRGPRGIAPSIPTSRRAKAASLTFLAGLVTAGLGLPILTLTAWLVRGVARGDELAMRWGALTGSVAGSGVAALIAMAAAIPVAVLTIRHRRRASRWLERGVYVIFSLPHITVALAIVFFAASYLGPLYQSFAVLVVVYAVLFLAQAVGATGAALLQSNPHLEEAARGLGRTAGQVMRLVTVPLVWRGVATGGALVFLTTMKELPATLLLRPTGFDTLAVRIWSSANELFYARAAAPALLLVAVSALPMYLVMRRAGEPVVRS; the protein is encoded by the coding sequence GTGACGGTGGCGCCCGTCGCCGACGCGGCCCGGAGCCGTCCGGAGAGCGAGGCCCCTCCCGGCCGTCGAGCGGGGCGGATCCTCTGGGCGTTCGCGCTGATCAGCGTGTTGCCCGCCGTCGTTCCCCTCGTCTCTCTCGTCGTCCGGGTCGCCGGCGCCACCGACTCGGCGTGGAGCGTCCTCTTCAGCGCGAGGACGGCCGGTCTCGTTGGGCGTTCCGTCCTCTTCACGCTGGCGGTCACCGGCTCCGCCGTCGTGATCGGGGTCGCGGCGGCCTGGCTCACCGTCCGAGTCGATCTCCCGGCGAGGCGGGCATGGGCTGTGCTCGTCGGGCTACCGCTCGTTGTTCCCTCCTACGTGATCGCCCTCACGTATCTCGCCTCCTTCGGACCCCGAGGGCTCCTCAGCGACGCCCTCGGTCGACAGCTTCCTTCCGTCGCCGGGTTCCCGGGAGCCTGGCTGGCCCTGACCCTGTCGACCTACCCGTACGTGTTCCTCATCACGAGGTCGGCGCTGCTGCGCTTCGACCCTGCTCTCGATGAAGCGGCGCGCGGCCTCGGTGCCTCGCGGGTGCGCACCTTCTTCTCGATCACGGTCCCGCAGCTGCGGCCGGCGATCGCGGCGGGCGCTCTACTGGCGGCGCTCTACACGCTGTCCGACTTCGGGGCGGTGTCGCTGATGCGATTCGACGTCTTCACGAGGGTGATCTATGCCCAGTACCAGGGCAGGCTCGACCGAACCCCTGCCGCGGTGCTCGCCATCCTCCTCATCGCAGTCGTGCTCATCGTCCTGTGGGTGGAGCAGCGAACCCGTGGCAGAGCGACATACTTCCCGCGCGGTCCGCGAGGCATCGCCCCATCGATCCCGACCTCGAGGAGGGCGAAGGCGGCGAGCCTCACGTTCCTCGCCGGCCTCGTCACGGCAGGGCTCGGCCTGCCGATCCTCACCCTGACCGCATGGCTCGTCCGCGGCGTGGCCCGTGGGGACGAACTCGCCATGCGATGGGGCGCCCTCACAGGGTCGGTGGCCGGGTCAGGCGTCGCAGCACTGATCGCCATGGCAGCGGCGATACCGGTGGCGGTCCTCACGATCCGCCACCGACGCCGGGCGTCGCGTTGGCTCGAGCGAGGTGTGTATGTGATCTTCTCACTTCCCCACATCACGGTTGCGCTCGCCATCGTCTTCTTCGCAGCGTCCTACCTCGGCCCGCTCTACCAGAGCTTCGCGGTGTTGGTGGTCGTCTACGCCGTGCTCTTCCTGGCGCAGGCCGTCGGAGCGACCGGCGCCGCCCTCCTCCAGTCGAACCCACACCTCGAGGAGGCAGCCCGGGGCCTCGGGAGGACTGCCGGCCAGGTCATGCGCCTGGTCACCGTCCCGCTCGTGTGGCGCGGGGTGGCGACGGGAGGCGCCCTCGTCTTCCTCACGACCATGAAGGAGCTTCCGGCGACCCTGCTCCTCCGCCCGACCGGGTTCGACACGCTGGCGGTCCGCATCTGGTCGAGCGCCAACGAGCTGTTCTACGCCCGCGCCGCGGCGCCGGCGCTGCTCCTGGTGGCGGTGTCGGCGCTACCGATGTATCTCGTCATGCGCCGCGCCGGGGAGCCGGTGGTCCGGTCATGA
- the nuoL gene encoding NADH-quinone oxidoreductase subunit L: protein MVDVIWLTILLPLVGAAFLLFFGKRLGEPASGVVASSLVGVGFLIAVIAAIPLISGSSREATHVVLFSWIPSLGIDASLLWDPLSAMMTLVVTGVGSLIHVYSIGYMHGDPRYGRFFTYLNLFIASMLILVLGDNFGILFVGWELVGLSSYLLISFWFTKPSAAAAGKKAFIVNRIGDLGFLVALMIIFSVFGSLAFETVFEEASLQLSTAAATAITLLLLVGAAGKSAQLPLHVWLPDAMEGPTPVSALIHAATMVTAGVYMTARTGVLFELAPFSAAAVATVGALTALFAATIAVGQRDIKRVLAYSTISQLGYMFMGVGAAAYVAGVFHLLTHAFFKGLLFLAAGSVIHALANEQDMWKMGGLRKVMPVTFATMVAAWLAISGIPPFAGFWSKDEILAVTFYRGGAWVLLWIVGLVTAGLTAFYMSKLMYLTFWGEPRWAEGVHPHESPATMTGPLVVLAGLSVVGGLVNTPFRPALEHFLDPAFELVDHAAVPQGATPWLLAAVSVAAGVAGIWYARRRYVERALPEETGAAWDRLEHGYYVDDAFGRGIVIPARRGAELTAFVGDAKIVDGAVDGVGWLVQRAAQLLRPIQSGLVRSYGLGIAAGVVGFVLWVLVRGGAIG from the coding sequence ATGGTCGACGTGATCTGGCTCACGATCCTCCTGCCGCTGGTCGGGGCGGCGTTCCTGCTCTTCTTCGGGAAGCGCCTCGGTGAACCGGCGTCCGGGGTCGTCGCGTCGAGCCTCGTCGGCGTCGGGTTTCTCATCGCGGTGATCGCCGCCATCCCGCTCATCTCGGGAAGCAGCCGGGAGGCCACCCACGTCGTCCTGTTCTCTTGGATCCCCAGCCTCGGCATCGACGCCTCGCTGCTGTGGGATCCGCTCTCGGCGATGATGACGCTCGTCGTGACCGGCGTCGGATCGCTCATCCACGTCTACTCGATCGGGTACATGCACGGCGACCCTCGTTACGGGCGATTCTTCACGTACCTCAACCTCTTCATCGCCTCGATGCTGATCCTGGTGCTCGGCGACAACTTCGGGATCCTGTTCGTCGGGTGGGAGCTCGTCGGTCTCAGCTCGTACCTGCTCATCTCGTTCTGGTTCACGAAGCCGAGCGCAGCCGCAGCCGGGAAAAAGGCGTTCATCGTGAACCGGATCGGCGACCTCGGCTTTCTCGTGGCGCTCATGATCATCTTCTCGGTCTTCGGGTCACTGGCGTTCGAGACCGTCTTCGAGGAGGCCTCGCTCCAGCTCTCCACGGCCGCGGCGACCGCCATCACCCTGCTGCTGCTCGTCGGGGCGGCCGGCAAGTCGGCGCAGCTGCCCCTGCACGTCTGGCTGCCCGACGCCATGGAAGGTCCGACACCCGTCTCGGCGTTGATCCACGCCGCGACCATGGTCACGGCAGGCGTGTACATGACGGCGCGCACCGGGGTCCTGTTCGAGCTGGCGCCGTTCTCGGCCGCGGCGGTCGCCACGGTCGGGGCGCTCACCGCCCTCTTCGCGGCGACGATCGCCGTCGGGCAGCGCGACATCAAGCGGGTGCTCGCCTACTCGACGATCAGCCAGCTCGGCTACATGTTCATGGGCGTCGGGGCGGCCGCATACGTGGCGGGCGTCTTCCACCTCCTCACCCATGCGTTCTTCAAGGGCCTGCTGTTCCTCGCCGCAGGGTCGGTCATCCACGCGCTCGCCAACGAGCAGGACATGTGGAAGATGGGGGGGCTCCGCAAGGTGATGCCGGTGACGTTCGCCACGATGGTGGCCGCCTGGCTCGCCATCTCCGGGATCCCGCCCTTCGCCGGCTTCTGGTCCAAGGACGAGATCCTGGCGGTGACGTTCTACAGGGGCGGAGCCTGGGTCCTGCTGTGGATCGTCGGCCTGGTGACGGCCGGCCTGACGGCCTTCTACATGAGCAAGCTCATGTACCTGACGTTCTGGGGAGAGCCGCGATGGGCCGAGGGCGTCCACCCCCACGAGAGCCCTGCGACGATGACGGGTCCGCTCGTGGTCCTGGCAGGGCTCTCCGTCGTGGGCGGCCTCGTCAACACTCCGTTCCGCCCGGCCCTCGAGCACTTCCTCGACCCGGCTTTCGAGCTCGTCGACCACGCCGCGGTGCCCCAGGGCGCCACCCCGTGGCTGCTCGCCGCCGTCTCGGTGGCGGCGGGGGTGGCCGGCATCTGGTACGCACGGCGCCGCTACGTCGAGCGTGCGCTCCCCGAGGAGACCGGGGCGGCGTGGGACAGGCTCGAGCACGGCTACTACGTCGACGACGCCTTCGGGCGGGGCATCGTGATCCCGGCCCGCCGCGGCGCCGAGCTCACCGCCTTCGTCGGCGACGCCAAGATCGTGGACGGCGCCGTCGACGGCGTCGGTTGGCTCGTGCAGAGGGCGGCCCAGCTGCTCCGGCCGATCCAGTCGGGGCTCGTCCGCAGCTACGGGCTGGGCATCGCGGCAGGCGTCGTCGGCTTCGTGCTGTGGGTCCTCGTCAGAGGCGGTGCGATCGGATGA